In one window of Armatimonadota bacterium DNA:
- a CDS encoding SDR family oxidoreductase, whose amino-acid sequence MSAALLVTGGSGFIGGHVLAAGAAAGWRVINADRREAAPVGDVEFREMDIADGGAVAAVIGETLPAAIIHCAAIGDVDESERNPDLAWRVNASGTANTARAAAQIGARLILISTSTVFDGQAGRYVEDDPPNPLNVYGRTKVAAEHAARVLCPAALITRISMAYGYPRTGGASFLTRVEEQLRAGEPTNQPADEFRTPIDALTCADALVELAGMDTTGVLHLGPRERISRHEFAVKIARRLGADAALVEDRRAEAIPGRAPRPKDVSFNTDRARALLRTRLLEPDDGLARVMGQVAE is encoded by the coding sequence TTGAGCGCAGCGTTATTGGTGACCGGGGGTTCGGGGTTTATCGGCGGCCACGTGCTCGCCGCGGGGGCGGCGGCGGGCTGGCGCGTCATCAACGCCGACCGGCGTGAGGCCGCGCCGGTTGGGGATGTCGAGTTTCGCGAGATGGATATCGCCGACGGGGGCGCGGTCGCCGCAGTCATCGGCGAGACGCTCCCCGCCGCAATCATCCACTGCGCTGCCATCGGCGACGTGGACGAGAGCGAGCGCAACCCCGACCTCGCGTGGCGGGTAAATGCGTCCGGCACGGCGAATACTGCTCGTGCCGCCGCGCAGATCGGGGCGCGACTGATTCTCATCTCCACCAGCACGGTCTTCGACGGGCAGGCAGGACGCTACGTCGAGGACGACCCGCCGAATCCCCTCAACGTCTACGGCCGCACCAAGGTCGCGGCGGAGCATGCCGCGCGCGTGCTTTGCCCCGCGGCGCTGATCACGCGCATCTCGATGGCGTACGGTTACCCGCGCACCGGCGGTGCGTCGTTCCTGACCAGGGTGGAGGAGCAGCTGCGCGCCGGAGAGCCGACCAACCAACCCGCGGACGAGTTTCGCACCCCGATTGACGCACTGACGTGCGCGGATGCGCTGGTCGAACTGGCAGGCATGGACACGACCGGAGTGCTGCACCTCGGGCCGCGCGAGCGCATCAGCCGTCATGAATTCGCGGTGAAGATCGCGCGGCGGCTTGGAGCGGACGCCGCGTTGGTGGAGGACCGGCGGGCGGAGGCCATCCCCGGCCGTGCGCCGCGACCGAAGGACGTCTCGTTCAACACCGACCGCGCCCGCGCGCTGCTGCGCACGCGGCTGCTCGAGCCGGACGATGGCCTGGCGCGGGTGATGGGGCAGGTCGCGGAGTAG